A genomic segment from Pseudoduganella chitinolytica encodes:
- the modB gene encoding molybdate ABC transporter permease subunit translates to MTEPALTALGLSLKVALWATGIDLVLGTAVGYLLARGRFPGRELLDALLTLPMVMPPTVLGYYLLVVIGRNGPLGGWLHDTFGINLIFTWQAAVIAAAIVAFPLVLKGARAAFETVDVQLEQAARVLGVSEAGVFLRVTLPLAWRGILAGTLLAFARSMGEFGATLMVAGSIPGRTQTLSIAVYEAVQAGQDDTANLLVLITSVTCVLVLVLASRLAPGRRLSA, encoded by the coding sequence ATGACGGAACCGGCACTGACCGCGCTGGGCCTGTCGCTGAAGGTGGCGCTGTGGGCGACCGGCATCGACCTGGTGCTGGGCACGGCGGTGGGCTACCTGCTGGCGCGCGGGCGATTTCCCGGCCGCGAGCTGCTCGATGCGCTGCTGACGCTGCCCATGGTGATGCCGCCGACGGTGCTGGGCTATTACCTGCTGGTCGTCATCGGCCGCAACGGTCCGCTGGGCGGCTGGCTGCACGACACGTTCGGCATCAACCTGATCTTCACCTGGCAGGCTGCCGTCATCGCCGCCGCCATCGTCGCGTTTCCGCTGGTGCTGAAGGGCGCCCGCGCGGCCTTCGAGACCGTCGATGTGCAGCTGGAACAGGCCGCGCGCGTGCTGGGCGTCTCCGAAGCCGGCGTGTTCCTGCGCGTGACGTTGCCATTGGCATGGCGCGGCATCCTGGCCGGTACGCTGCTGGCCTTCGCCCGCTCGATGGGCGAATTCGGTGCCACGCTGATGGTGGCCGGCAGCATCCCGGGCCGGACGCAGACGCTGTCGATTGCCGTCTACGAAGCCGTACAGGCCGGCCAGGACGACACGGCCAACCTGCTGGTGCTGATCACGTCCGTCACGTGCGTGCTGGTGCTGGTGCTGGCCAGCCGCCTGGCGCCCGGACGGAGGTTATCCGCATGA